A section of the Ornithinimicrobium sufpigmenti genome encodes:
- a CDS encoding FKBP-type peptidyl-prolyl cis-trans isomerase: protein MTDSPFGRVQKAKPEIDFPGETPPSELVIEDIEVGKGAEATAGAQISAHYVGVAWSTGEEFDASWNRGEPLAFTVGVGQVIQGWDQGLLGMKVGGRRKITIPPHLGYGDRGAGGAIKGGETLIFVVDLMDVR from the coding sequence ATGACCGACTCCCCGTTCGGCCGCGTGCAGAAGGCCAAGCCCGAGATCGACTTCCCCGGCGAGACCCCGCCCAGCGAGCTGGTCATCGAGGACATCGAGGTCGGCAAGGGCGCCGAGGCCACGGCCGGTGCGCAGATCTCGGCCCACTACGTCGGCGTGGCCTGGTCCACCGGCGAGGAGTTCGACGCGTCCTGGAACCGCGGCGAGCCGCTGGCTTTCACCGTCGGTGTCGGCCAGGTCATCCAGGGCTGGGACCAGGGCCTGCTCGGCATGAAGGTCGGGGGCCGGCGCAAGATCACCATCCCGCCGCACCTGGGCTACGGCGACCGCGGCGCAGGCGGTGCGATCAAGGGCGGCGAGACGCTGATCTTCGTGGTCGACCTGATGGACGTGCGCTGA
- the tatA gene encoding Sec-independent protein translocase subunit TatA has product MGGLQFWHIVVLIVAFVLLFGWKNLPNAARSLGESMRVFKTEVDHMKDDSSARKDRAVVETSAVDNVGVDTPVAQGQVEDRYQDSAQEEYRRTQQRGSDGDTGAPRR; this is encoded by the coding sequence ATGGGCGGACTCCAGTTCTGGCACATCGTGGTCCTGATCGTCGCGTTCGTGCTCCTCTTCGGCTGGAAGAACCTGCCCAACGCCGCCCGCTCCCTGGGTGAGTCGATGCGGGTCTTCAAGACCGAGGTGGACCACATGAAGGACGACAGCAGCGCACGTAAGGACCGGGCCGTCGTCGAGACCTCCGCCGTCGACAACGTCGGCGTCGACACGCCGGTCGCGCAGGGACAGGTGGAGGACCGCTACCAGGACAGCGCCCAGGAGGAGTACCGCCGCACCCAGCAGCGCGGCTCCGACGGCGACACCGGCGCCCCCCGCCGCTGA
- a CDS encoding diacylglycerol/lipid kinase family protein, whose product MRYAVAHGRRRRGPGGSGARVGEQAVDALRAAGHEVTEVVAGSLAQARAACASLVADGIDVLVAVGGDGVVSMAADLCADTSTAVAILPAGTGNDNARSLGIRRGAHALEVLLADGRRRVDTLHLPELDRHVLSSVTSALDARISDRANRWPRVLGGMTYTLSALVEIALLRRQPPLHYVLTVDGAPQALETLVVVPANMPYVGGGLHICPEADPADGLLDLVVIRPVPPSQAVQLLRAVRAGRLAEHPAVSVTRARQVRIEGPADIVAQGDGEPLAPLPLTVQVVPSILRVVAPALT is encoded by the coding sequence ATGAGGTATGCCGTCGCCCACGGACGGCGCAGGAGGGGACCGGGCGGGTCGGGTGCCCGGGTGGGGGAGCAGGCCGTCGACGCGCTGCGGGCCGCCGGGCACGAGGTGACCGAGGTCGTGGCCGGCTCGCTGGCCCAGGCCCGGGCCGCCTGCGCCTCGCTGGTCGCCGACGGGATCGACGTCCTCGTCGCGGTCGGGGGTGACGGCGTGGTCAGCATGGCGGCGGACCTCTGCGCGGATACCTCGACCGCGGTCGCGATCCTGCCTGCGGGGACCGGCAACGACAACGCCCGCTCCCTGGGCATCCGGCGCGGCGCTCATGCCCTGGAGGTGCTGCTCGCCGACGGGCGGCGACGCGTCGACACCCTCCACCTGCCCGAGCTCGACCGGCACGTGCTCTCCTCGGTCACCTCCGCCCTCGACGCGCGGATCTCGGACCGGGCGAACCGGTGGCCGCGGGTCCTGGGCGGGATGACCTACACCCTCTCGGCGCTGGTGGAGATCGCCCTGCTGCGCCGCCAACCGCCGCTGCACTACGTCCTCACGGTGGACGGGGCGCCACAGGCCCTGGAGACCCTGGTCGTCGTGCCGGCCAACATGCCCTACGTCGGCGGGGGGCTGCACATCTGCCCGGAGGCAGACCCGGCCGACGGACTCCTGGACCTGGTGGTCATCCGCCCTGTGCCGCCCAGCCAGGCGGTGCAGCTGCTGCGCGCGGTGCGGGCCGGTCGGCTGGCCGAGCACCCGGCGGTGAGCGTCACCCGGGCGCGGCAGGTGCGGATCGAGGGCCCCGCCGACATCGTCGCCCAGGGTGACGGGGAGCCGCTGGCTCCGCTGCCGCTGACGGTGCAGGTCGTTCCGTCGATCCTGCGAGTGGTCGCGCCCGCGCTGACGTAG
- a CDS encoding DUF3866 family protein, translating into MIRWRQGVVREVLPGWPGVVPVSVDLAPGDDIPDRAQGSPRPSARLSPTERTVLPALAYVAVVGTPEVGDRVLLNTTALDRGLGTGGYAVVTAIPDRPAAWPAGWAVDPDAPGHLVKARYSPLQTMVLGVDDPEGEHHAVLEAADSIDGMPVVAADLHSSLPAIVAGARLEADRQGRAAPRVAYVMTDGGALPLAFSRSASVLREAGWLTATITCGQAYGGDLEAVTVHTALLAARHVVEADLAVVVQGPGNLGTGTRWGFSGVAAGEALNAASVLGGHPVAALRVSQADPRERHRGLSHHSLTAYGRVLAHPADLVVPVQDGPAPDVPAPDASASRAPAHPAALGDGSGHPIPADLEECLDQVHRQAVELVITAPHLRLVEVSTDGVLGALSHSPVRLSTMGRGLAEDPAAFVAAAVAGIHAQHRTLQA; encoded by the coding sequence GTGATCCGGTGGCGTCAGGGTGTCGTGCGCGAGGTCCTCCCCGGCTGGCCCGGCGTCGTCCCGGTGTCGGTGGACCTGGCCCCCGGCGACGACATCCCCGACCGGGCGCAGGGTTCTCCCCGACCGAGCGCACGACTCTCCCCGACCGAGCGCACCGTTCTCCCCGCCCTGGCCTACGTGGCGGTCGTCGGCACGCCCGAGGTCGGCGATCGGGTGCTGCTCAACACCACCGCGCTGGACCGGGGCCTCGGCACCGGCGGGTATGCCGTGGTGACGGCGATCCCGGACCGCCCCGCAGCGTGGCCGGCCGGGTGGGCGGTCGACCCCGACGCCCCGGGCCACCTGGTCAAGGCCCGCTACTCGCCCCTGCAGACGATGGTCCTGGGGGTGGACGACCCCGAGGGCGAGCACCACGCTGTGCTGGAGGCCGCCGACTCCATCGACGGGATGCCGGTCGTCGCCGCCGACCTGCACAGCTCGCTGCCGGCCATCGTGGCCGGGGCCCGCCTGGAGGCGGACCGTCAGGGACGAGCTGCCCCGCGGGTGGCCTACGTCATGACCGATGGGGGCGCGCTCCCCCTCGCCTTCTCCCGCTCGGCCTCAGTCCTGCGCGAGGCGGGCTGGCTGACCGCCACGATCACCTGCGGGCAGGCCTACGGCGGTGACCTCGAGGCGGTCACGGTCCACACGGCCCTGCTCGCCGCCCGCCACGTCGTGGAGGCCGACCTCGCCGTCGTCGTGCAGGGACCGGGCAACCTGGGCACAGGGACGCGCTGGGGCTTCTCGGGCGTCGCCGCCGGCGAGGCGCTCAACGCGGCATCCGTGCTCGGTGGGCATCCCGTCGCGGCCCTCCGCGTGTCCCAGGCCGACCCCCGGGAACGGCACCGCGGTCTCTCCCACCACAGCCTCACCGCCTACGGCCGGGTGCTCGCCCACCCGGCCGACCTGGTGGTGCCCGTCCAGGATGGGCCTGCTCCCGATGTCCCAGCGCCCGATGCATCTGCCAGCCGTGCGCCTGCCCACCCGGCCGCCCTCGGTGACGGCTCCGGCCACCCCATACCCGCAGACCTGGAGGAGTGCCTGGATCAGGTGCACCGCCAGGCCGTCGAGCTCGTCATCACCGCCCCCCACCTGAGGCTGGTCGAGGTCTCGACCGACGGCGTGCTGGGTGCACTGTCCCACTCCCCGGTCCGGCTCTCCACCATGGGGCGCGGCCTGGCGGAGGACCCCGCCGCGTTCGTCGCCGCAGCCGTCGCGGGCATCCACGCCCAGCACCGCACGCTCCAGGCCTGA
- the tatC gene encoding twin-arginine translocase subunit TatC gives MSLAEHFRELRNRVILSVLAIAALSVLGWYWYDPIIDFISAPVENVRDADGQRIVTLNFDSITGAFALQLRVSIFTGILAASPIWLWQTWAFLLPGLTPKEKKIALGYFFFAIPLFFAGAAMAAFTFPRLYAILLSFAPASFTNIMSAPDYLNVVLYFCLAFGLAFLLPVVLLALNQIGILPARTMLKGWRITLFGILVFSAIMTPDPSAVSMLAMAAPVFLLYWCAVAMAFAMERLRRRRGDDAGDRYRDLTPDQATPLR, from the coding sequence ATGTCGCTCGCCGAGCACTTCCGCGAGCTGCGCAACCGGGTCATCCTCTCGGTGCTGGCGATCGCGGCGCTCTCGGTGCTGGGGTGGTACTGGTACGACCCGATCATCGACTTCATCAGCGCGCCCGTGGAGAACGTCCGCGACGCCGACGGCCAGCGCATCGTCACCCTCAACTTCGACAGCATCACCGGTGCGTTCGCCCTGCAGCTGCGGGTCTCGATCTTCACCGGCATCCTGGCGGCCAGCCCGATCTGGCTCTGGCAGACGTGGGCCTTCCTCCTGCCCGGGCTGACGCCGAAGGAGAAGAAGATCGCGCTCGGCTACTTCTTCTTCGCCATCCCGCTCTTCTTCGCCGGTGCCGCCATGGCCGCCTTCACCTTTCCCCGCCTCTACGCGATCCTGCTGAGCTTCGCGCCGGCCAGCTTCACCAACATCATGAGCGCCCCGGACTACCTCAACGTGGTGCTCTACTTCTGCCTGGCCTTCGGGCTGGCCTTCCTGCTGCCGGTCGTGCTGTTGGCGCTCAACCAGATCGGTATCCTGCCGGCCCGGACCATGCTCAAGGGTTGGCGGATCACCCTCTTCGGCATCCTCGTCTTCTCCGCGATCATGACGCCGGACCCCAGTGCGGTCAGCATGCTGGCCATGGCCGCGCCGGTGTTCCTGCTCTACTGGTGCGCGGTCGCGATGGCCTTCGCCATGGAGCGGCTGCGGCGCCGCCGCGGCGACGACGCCGGCGACCGGTACCGGGACCTGACCCCGGACCAGGCAACCCCGCTGCGATGA
- a CDS encoding phosphatase PAP2 family protein — MPDRDRPPPVLPWALITVGALGVLGLYVVFVLSTTGQAWDTAVMDRASARPGLRRVAEVIVAELGPTRMVLLCGMACLTGLLRHWRVALGAAVAVSVCLLGPQVLKATLPRPQLADPWPMPNSLPSGHTAAVAALTVALVLVLPVAWRGLVLLVGTGATALMGAMVVVLSYHRPSDVLASAALALAAWGAGLLVQGRGRDGAPAGRGLRSAAPA, encoded by the coding sequence ATGCCCGACCGTGACCGTCCGCCACCCGTGCTGCCCTGGGCCCTCATCACCGTGGGCGCCCTCGGGGTGCTCGGCCTCTACGTCGTCTTCGTGCTCAGCACGACCGGTCAGGCCTGGGACACCGCGGTGATGGACCGGGCCTCCGCCCGGCCCGGACTCCGACGCGTCGCGGAGGTCATCGTCGCGGAGCTGGGCCCCACCCGGATGGTGCTGCTGTGCGGTATGGCGTGTCTCACCGGTCTGCTGCGGCACTGGCGCGTCGCGCTGGGTGCGGCAGTCGCGGTGTCGGTGTGCCTGCTCGGGCCGCAGGTCCTCAAGGCGACGCTGCCGCGCCCGCAGCTGGCCGACCCGTGGCCGATGCCCAACTCCCTGCCGAGCGGGCACACCGCAGCCGTCGCGGCCCTCACGGTGGCCCTGGTGCTGGTGCTGCCGGTGGCCTGGCGCGGGCTGGTCCTGCTGGTGGGCACCGGTGCCACCGCCCTCATGGGAGCGATGGTCGTCGTCCTCAGCTACCACCGACCGAGCGACGTGCTGGCCTCGGCCGCCCTGGCGCTGGCCGCGTGGGGCGCCGGGCTGCTCGTGCAGGGTCGGGGGCGGGATGGGGCCCCGGCCGGCAGGGGTCTGCGCTCAGCGGCGCCCGCGTGA
- a CDS encoding helix-turn-helix transcriptional regulator: MARPSPAAAKTERLLNLVIALLHTRQPLSRARLREAVPDYAGSSDEAFERMFERDKDELRALGVPLRTEPIDPFFDDEPGYRIDQREYALPEIDFAPDELAVLGLAARSWSQASLAGPAAQALRKLEAAGLVKDETSVAGIEPLLHTREPAFEPVRDAVLSRTPLRFDYRGGSGDLTERHVQPWGLTSWHGRWYLTAHDLDRDAPRVFRLDRIAGSPTKAGRKGGYDVPSGHDAAAMIRSSVGEDDGGTTTVRLLVREGTAASLRRRGRVVTGTHDADPGQRSGAGSGSGPVDEGWDLLELPAGSLRTLAREVCGAGPDVVVIAPEELRSLVSQRLEAVLVAHGTDAGTGHAGASAGPDEQTRDLG; this comes from the coding sequence ATGGCCCGTCCGTCCCCCGCCGCCGCGAAGACCGAGCGCCTGCTCAACCTGGTCATCGCGCTGCTGCACACCCGGCAGCCGCTGTCCCGCGCCCGGCTGCGCGAGGCCGTCCCGGACTACGCCGGCAGCAGCGACGAGGCCTTCGAGCGGATGTTCGAGCGGGACAAGGACGAGCTGCGCGCCCTCGGGGTGCCGCTGCGCACCGAGCCGATCGACCCGTTCTTCGACGACGAGCCGGGCTACCGGATCGACCAGCGCGAGTACGCCCTGCCCGAGATCGACTTCGCCCCGGACGAGCTGGCCGTGCTCGGGTTGGCCGCCCGCTCCTGGAGCCAGGCCAGCCTGGCCGGACCGGCCGCCCAGGCGCTGCGCAAGCTGGAGGCGGCCGGGCTGGTCAAGGACGAGACCTCGGTGGCCGGGATCGAGCCGCTGCTGCACACCCGCGAGCCGGCCTTCGAGCCGGTGCGCGACGCGGTGCTCTCCCGGACCCCGCTGCGCTTCGACTACCGCGGCGGCAGCGGCGACCTGACCGAGCGGCACGTGCAGCCGTGGGGCCTGACCAGCTGGCACGGCCGCTGGTACCTCACCGCCCACGACCTCGACCGCGACGCCCCGCGGGTGTTCCGGCTGGACCGGATCGCCGGGTCGCCCACCAAGGCGGGGCGCAAGGGCGGGTATGACGTGCCCTCCGGTCACGACGCGGCCGCGATGATCCGCAGCAGCGTGGGGGAGGACGACGGTGGCACCACCACCGTGCGGCTGCTGGTCCGCGAGGGCACCGCGGCCTCGTTGCGCCGCCGCGGCCGGGTGGTGACGGGCACCCACGACGCCGACCCCGGACAGCGCTCCGGCGCTGGCTCCGGTTCCGGACCGGTCGACGAGGGCTGGGACCTGCTGGAGCTGCCGGCCGGCTCGCTGCGGACCCTGGCCAGGGAGGTCTGCGGCGCGGGCCCCGACGTGGTGGTCATCGCGCCCGAGGAGCTCCGTTCGCTGGTCAGCCAACGGCTGGAGGCGGTGCTGGTGGCGCACGGCACCGACGCCGGCACCGGGCACGCCGGTGCCTCGGCGGGCCCTGACGAGCAGACGAGGGACCTGGGCTGA
- a CDS encoding helix-turn-helix transcriptional regulator, translated as MVTFESATSRVSRLLTMVPWLLNRQGIDLASAATQLGVSEDQVVEDLELLFVCGLPGHYPDDLIEASWEDGRVFVGNADTIARPLRLGRDEALALIVALRALAATPGLTEHEAIDRALAKLEAAAGDAAASADQVRVDLDAPVDPDLAARIRTGLTEQRRLHLRYTSASRDETTERDVDPLRVLSVDGYWYLEAWCHRARGVRTFRLDRVEAVEVLDQPAAPPEDLGPRDVVPGIYQGDPQDLLVTLELTPAAAWVAENIPSEQVEERADGSTVMVLRVADPAWLHRLVWREGGAVRVVDPPAAVAAVRDGAAAALAGHRRHSGR; from the coding sequence ATGGTGACCTTCGAGAGCGCGACCTCGCGCGTGTCCCGGCTGCTCACCATGGTCCCGTGGCTGCTCAACCGGCAGGGGATCGACCTGGCCAGTGCAGCGACGCAGCTCGGCGTCAGCGAGGACCAGGTGGTCGAGGACCTGGAGCTGCTCTTCGTCTGCGGGCTGCCCGGTCACTACCCGGACGACCTCATCGAGGCGTCCTGGGAGGACGGACGGGTCTTCGTCGGCAACGCCGACACCATCGCCCGGCCGCTGCGCCTCGGCCGCGACGAGGCCCTGGCCCTCATCGTGGCGCTGCGGGCGCTCGCGGCCACCCCGGGGCTGACCGAGCACGAGGCGATCGACAGGGCCCTGGCCAAGCTCGAGGCGGCGGCCGGTGATGCCGCGGCGTCCGCCGACCAGGTCCGGGTCGACCTCGACGCCCCCGTCGACCCCGACCTCGCCGCCCGCATCCGCACCGGGCTGACCGAGCAGCGCCGGCTGCACCTGAGGTACACCTCGGCCAGCCGGGACGAGACCACCGAGCGCGACGTCGACCCGCTCCGGGTGCTGTCCGTCGACGGGTACTGGTACCTCGAGGCCTGGTGCCACCGGGCCCGGGGTGTGCGGACCTTCCGCCTCGACCGGGTCGAGGCGGTCGAGGTCCTCGACCAGCCGGCGGCACCCCCGGAGGACCTGGGCCCCCGCGACGTGGTGCCCGGCATCTACCAGGGGGACCCCCAGGACCTGCTGGTCACCCTCGAGCTGACGCCCGCGGCGGCCTGGGTGGCGGAGAACATCCCGTCCGAGCAGGTCGAGGAGCGTGCTGACGGGTCCACGGTGATGGTCCTGCGGGTCGCCGACCCCGCGTGGCTGCACCGGCTGGTCTGGCGCGAGGGGGGAGCTGTGCGGGTGGTCGACCCTCCCGCTGCCGTGGCCGCGGTCCGTGACGGTGCCGCTGCGGCGCTCGCGGGCCACAGGCGTCACAGCGGCCGGTAG
- a CDS encoding DEAD/DEAH box helicase produces the protein MSSPAERYAAARTRAAWESTAAGRFTGSLSFELDDFQLTAIKAVQGGHGVLVAAPTGAGKTVVGEFAVALGLETGRKTFYTTPIKALSNQKYHDLVARHGPANVGLLTGDASINGEAPVVVMTTEVLRNMMYSSSPTLTNLGFVVMDEVHYLADRWRGAVWEEVIIHLPPSVQVISLSATVSNAEEFGDWLRTVRGDDTRVIVSEHRPVPLWQHMMVGQQLFDLFVTDGSGGGTADVGGTTRVNPELLQRITSAERAAQSGGWRRGDEGGPRGRRGEPRGGQRGGRDGGPGGGRGGRGGGGRGRGGRDSREVGRGGRSDRSRGYSDARGYRPDQGDNGAVPAGGALPGGVASRTQVIERLEREGLLPAITFIFSRAGCDAAVQQLLGRGMRLISDEESVAVRDLVTRRVQAAAVDPRDLGVLGYHDFVEGLSRGYAAHHAGMLPLFREIVEELFTAGRVRAVFATETLALGINMPARTVVLEKLVKFNGETHAPVTPAEYTQLTGRAGRRGIDIEGHAVVLWRRGMDPMDVAGLASTRTYPLRSSFRPSSNMAVNLVAQYGRDRAHELLQSSFAQFQADRSVVGLTTQVRDNLTALEGYAEAMACDRGDFREYGRLRNELSELEKKQARRRQAERRSDIAQAMEELEPGQVIQLDGGRKGSMAVVLRSPKGRSAAPELSVITSNGSLQRLGIAGFRDVPEVIGTLRIPGHFNPRSPKARKDLASALRSTVHDDPYPGPAGSRSDRTRGSAAQDTAEGASGHARSNITTQVEELRTQMKAHPCHSCPDREDHARWAARWWQLRKETDDLQRRVAHRTNTVAKTFERICDLLASLGYLTPDGQQVTPEGGRLRRIYTELDLVVAESIRRGAWDRLTPADLASVVSAIIHEARGDETAEPPVPSVEVAEALGEMAAIWREVQDAKREHDLTGDRELDPGITWMVHRWASGRGLDEVLRGGDLSAGDFVRRAKQVVDLLGQIAQAADGDLARTARRASDAVMRGVVAADRLD, from the coding sequence ATGTCCTCCCCGGCCGAACGCTATGCCGCTGCACGCACCCGCGCCGCCTGGGAGTCCACCGCGGCCGGCCGCTTCACCGGCTCCCTGAGCTTCGAGCTGGACGACTTCCAGCTGACCGCGATCAAGGCCGTCCAGGGCGGCCACGGAGTCCTCGTCGCCGCACCCACCGGGGCGGGCAAGACGGTCGTGGGGGAGTTCGCGGTGGCCCTCGGCCTGGAGACCGGGCGCAAGACGTTCTACACCACCCCGATCAAGGCCCTGTCCAACCAGAAGTACCACGACCTGGTGGCCCGGCACGGGCCGGCCAACGTGGGGCTGCTCACGGGAGACGCCTCGATCAACGGCGAGGCACCGGTGGTGGTGATGACCACCGAGGTGCTGCGCAACATGATGTACTCCTCGTCGCCGACCCTGACCAACCTGGGTTTCGTGGTCATGGACGAGGTGCACTACCTCGCGGACCGCTGGCGGGGGGCGGTGTGGGAGGAGGTCATCATCCACCTGCCCCCGTCGGTGCAGGTGATCTCGCTGTCGGCCACGGTGAGCAACGCCGAGGAGTTCGGCGACTGGCTGCGCACGGTCCGGGGGGACGACACCAGGGTGATCGTCTCCGAGCACCGGCCCGTGCCGCTGTGGCAGCACATGATGGTCGGCCAGCAGCTCTTCGACCTCTTCGTCACGGACGGCTCCGGAGGCGGCACCGCGGACGTGGGCGGCACCACGCGGGTGAACCCCGAGCTGCTACAGCGGATCACCTCGGCCGAGCGGGCCGCCCAGTCCGGCGGCTGGCGACGGGGCGACGAAGGGGGTCCTCGGGGTCGTCGTGGCGAGCCGCGCGGAGGCCAGCGTGGGGGTCGCGACGGAGGTCCCGGTGGTGGGCGCGGGGGCCGCGGCGGCGGGGGTCGTGGGCGGGGAGGACGCGACTCGCGTGAGGTCGGCAGGGGCGGACGCTCGGACCGCTCCCGCGGCTACTCCGACGCCCGCGGCTACCGTCCTGACCAGGGTGACAACGGTGCCGTCCCTGCTGGCGGGGCGCTCCCGGGCGGGGTGGCCAGCCGCACCCAGGTGATCGAGCGGCTGGAGCGCGAGGGTCTGCTGCCGGCCATCACCTTCATCTTCAGCCGCGCCGGCTGCGACGCTGCCGTCCAGCAGCTGCTCGGCCGGGGCATGCGGCTGATCTCCGACGAGGAGAGCGTCGCGGTCCGCGACCTGGTCACCCGCCGGGTCCAGGCCGCCGCGGTGGACCCGCGCGACCTGGGGGTGCTGGGCTACCACGACTTCGTCGAGGGCCTCTCCCGCGGGTATGCCGCGCACCACGCCGGGATGCTGCCGCTGTTCCGGGAGATCGTGGAGGAGCTGTTCACGGCCGGCCGGGTCCGGGCCGTCTTCGCGACCGAGACCCTGGCCCTGGGCATCAACATGCCGGCCCGCACCGTGGTGCTGGAGAAGCTGGTGAAGTTCAACGGCGAGACCCACGCACCCGTGACCCCCGCGGAGTACACCCAGCTGACCGGCCGCGCCGGCCGCCGCGGCATCGACATCGAGGGTCACGCCGTCGTGCTCTGGCGGCGCGGGATGGACCCCATGGACGTCGCCGGGCTGGCCTCCACCCGGACCTACCCGTTGCGCAGCTCCTTCCGGCCCAGCTCCAACATGGCCGTCAACCTCGTCGCGCAGTACGGCCGGGACCGGGCCCACGAGCTGCTGCAGTCCTCCTTCGCCCAGTTCCAGGCCGACCGGTCCGTGGTCGGGCTGACCACCCAGGTCCGGGACAACCTCACCGCCCTGGAGGGGTATGCCGAGGCGATGGCGTGCGACCGGGGCGACTTCCGCGAGTACGGCCGCCTGCGCAACGAGCTGTCCGAGCTGGAGAAGAAGCAGGCCCGCCGCCGCCAGGCCGAGCGGCGCTCCGACATCGCCCAGGCGATGGAGGAGCTGGAGCCGGGCCAGGTGATCCAGCTCGACGGGGGCCGCAAGGGCTCGATGGCCGTGGTGCTGCGCAGCCCGAAGGGCCGCTCGGCAGCCCCCGAGCTGAGCGTCATCACCTCCAACGGCAGCCTGCAGCGGCTCGGCATCGCCGGCTTCCGGGACGTGCCCGAGGTGATCGGCACGCTGCGCATCCCCGGCCACTTCAACCCGCGCAGCCCCAAGGCCCGCAAGGACCTCGCCTCGGCCCTGCGCAGCACCGTCCACGACGACCCCTATCCCGGCCCCGCCGGCTCCCGCTCCGACAGGACACGTGGAAGCGCCGCACAGGACACGGCGGAAGGCGCATCAGGACACGCGCGCAGCAACATCACCACGCAGGTCGAGGAGCTGCGGACCCAGATGAAGGCCCACCCCTGCCACAGCTGCCCCGACCGCGAGGACCACGCCCGCTGGGCGGCCCGCTGGTGGCAGCTGCGCAAGGAGACCGACGACCTGCAGCGGCGGGTGGCGCACCGCACCAACACCGTCGCCAAGACCTTCGAGCGGATCTGTGACCTGCTGGCCAGCCTGGGCTACCTGACGCCGGACGGTCAGCAGGTGACGCCCGAGGGCGGGCGGCTGCGGCGCATCTACACCGAGCTCGACCTCGTCGTGGCCGAGTCCATCCGGCGCGGCGCGTGGGACCGGCTCACCCCGGCCGACCTCGCCTCGGTCGTCTCGGCGATCATCCACGAGGCCCGCGGCGACGAGACCGCCGAGCCCCCGGTCCCCAGCGTCGAGGTGGCCGAGGCGCTCGGCGAGATGGCGGCGATCTGGCGCGAGGTCCAGGACGCCAAGCGCGAGCACGACCTCACCGGCGACCGGGAGCTCGACCCCGGGATCACCTGGATGGTGCACCGGTGGGCCTCCGGCCGTGGGCTGGACGAGGTGCTCCGCGGCGGCGACCTGTCCGCCGGCGACTTCGTGCGGCGCGCCAAGCAGGTCGTCGACCTGCTCGGGCAGATCGCGCAGGCGGCTGACGGGGACCTGGCGCGGACCGCGCGGAGGGCCTCCGACGCGGTCATGCGCGGCGTGGTGGCGGCCGACCGGCTCGACTGA
- the glsA gene encoding glutaminase A, whose translation MRRPEDLTPCLDEILDRVRDDDYGEPHELPVHAEADLDKFAVAVVDIDGRWWGAGDAEFHFPIQSMSKAVVYGLAIDSVGLDEVLRYIDVEPSGDAFNRISLDDSNRPANPMINAGALTAHSLVEGKDAEHRFARICETLSAMAGRELEMDEECYRQEMASNHRNLGIAHMVKALSELPDEPHDVVDGYTRQCALALSTVELARIGATLANDGIVPGTEERVLSEEATRHVLSVMLTCGMYDSAGDWVSTVGIPAKSGISGGIIGSSPGRSGLATYSPRLDKHGNSARGQAAFYQLSQELDLHALRPRHRDQ comes from the coding sequence ATGCGCAGACCGGAGGACCTCACCCCCTGCCTCGACGAGATCCTGGACCGGGTGCGTGACGACGACTACGGCGAGCCGCACGAGCTGCCCGTGCACGCCGAGGCCGACCTGGACAAGTTCGCGGTCGCCGTCGTCGACATCGACGGGCGCTGGTGGGGCGCCGGCGACGCGGAGTTCCACTTCCCGATCCAGTCGATGAGCAAGGCCGTCGTCTACGGCCTGGCGATCGACTCCGTCGGCCTGGACGAGGTGCTGCGCTACATCGACGTCGAACCCTCCGGCGACGCGTTCAACCGGATCAGCCTGGACGACTCCAACCGGCCGGCGAACCCGATGATCAACGCGGGCGCGCTGACCGCCCACTCCCTGGTCGAGGGCAAGGACGCCGAGCACCGCTTCGCCCGGATCTGCGAGACGCTGTCGGCGATGGCCGGCCGGGAGCTGGAGATGGACGAGGAGTGCTACCGCCAGGAGATGGCCAGCAACCACCGCAACCTGGGCATCGCGCACATGGTGAAGGCGCTCTCCGAGCTGCCCGACGAGCCGCACGACGTCGTCGACGGCTACACCCGCCAGTGCGCCCTGGCCCTGTCGACCGTCGAGCTGGCCCGCATCGGCGCGACCCTGGCCAACGACGGCATCGTCCCCGGCACCGAGGAGCGGGTGCTGTCCGAGGAAGCCACCCGGCACGTGCTGTCGGTGATGCTGACCTGCGGCATGTACGACTCCGCGGGCGACTGGGTTTCCACGGTCGGGATCCCGGCCAAGAGCGGGATCAGCGGCGGGATCATCGGGTCCTCCCCAGGACGCAGCGGCCTGGCGACGTACTCGCCCCGGCTCGACAAGCACGGCAACTCCGCCCGCGGCCAGGCGGCCTTCTACCAGCTCTCCCAGGAGCTCGACCTGCACGCGCTGCGCCCACGCCACCGGGACCAGTGA